The Caproicibacterium lactatifermentans genome contains a region encoding:
- a CDS encoding elongation factor G produces MKSYSAKNILNIALAGHSGAGKTSIAEAMLKLSGATDRLGKVDSGNTVCDYDPEEARRGVSISAAVAPLEWKGYKINLLDAPGLFDFAGAAAEAVRAADSVLIAVSGRDGVCVGTKKAVAAADSRGLAKAFFVNGLCDESARFYHVFEDLKASFGPAVCPVVVPYIQDGQANIYINLLEYKAYDYSNGAPVEVKMPDMGDHRLQGLRTAICEAVAETSDEMFEKYFSGQEFTPEEVIVGVSHGVKAGTIMPVFCGDALLMRGMEQFLDGIVWLLPSAAEKAAEIGTDVNDDPVELQVNEEAATAAICFKTIADPFVGKVSFLKCVSGKVEQDGILINMRTGGSEHIGKVVLMRGKKQEDMRVIPAGDIGAVLKLSGTATGDTLCAPARKVTLDGVDYPNAPLRMAILPKQKGEEDKIAQAIFRLMEEDPTIGYENNVETHEMVISGLGEQHLDVVLSKLQNRYGVEAVLKTPRVPYRETIRKTVKVQGRHKKQTGGHGQFGDVWIAFSPCDSKDMVFDEHVVGGSVPKGYFPAVEKGLRECISSGPLAGYPVVGLHATLYDGSYHPVDSSEMAFKTAASLAYKAGMPQADPVLLEPIGTLKATVPDGNMGDVMGAVNKRRGRVQGMEPAQTGYQTIEAEVPVSEMADFSTFLRQVTQGQGTYTFAFARYEQCPPQIAEKVIAAARQDG; encoded by the coding sequence ATGAAATCGTATTCTGCAAAAAACATTTTAAATATTGCGCTGGCAGGCCATTCCGGCGCCGGCAAGACCAGTATTGCGGAAGCTATGCTGAAGCTTTCCGGCGCGACTGACCGCCTCGGCAAAGTGGACAGCGGCAATACCGTATGTGATTACGACCCGGAGGAGGCTCGCCGCGGGGTAAGCATTTCCGCCGCAGTGGCACCGCTGGAGTGGAAGGGATATAAAATAAATCTGCTGGACGCTCCCGGGCTGTTCGACTTTGCCGGTGCAGCTGCCGAAGCGGTGCGTGCGGCGGACAGTGTGCTCATTGCCGTCAGTGGACGTGACGGCGTGTGTGTCGGCACAAAAAAGGCCGTTGCCGCGGCAGACAGCCGCGGGCTGGCCAAAGCTTTCTTTGTCAATGGACTGTGCGATGAGAGCGCTCGCTTTTACCATGTGTTTGAGGATTTGAAAGCGAGCTTCGGTCCGGCGGTTTGCCCGGTTGTCGTGCCGTACATACAGGACGGGCAGGCAAATATTTATATTAATTTACTGGAATACAAGGCCTATGATTACTCCAACGGCGCACCGGTCGAGGTGAAAATGCCGGATATGGGGGACCACCGTTTGCAGGGACTACGCACGGCCATCTGTGAGGCTGTTGCTGAAACAAGTGACGAGATGTTCGAAAAGTATTTTTCTGGACAAGAATTTACACCGGAGGAAGTCATTGTCGGCGTGTCCCACGGCGTAAAGGCCGGCACCATTATGCCGGTATTTTGCGGCGATGCACTGTTGATGCGCGGCATGGAACAGTTCCTGGATGGGATTGTCTGGCTGCTGCCCAGCGCGGCGGAAAAAGCCGCTGAAATCGGCACGGATGTCAACGACGACCCGGTGGAATTGCAGGTAAATGAAGAAGCGGCAACGGCGGCAATTTGTTTTAAGACGATTGCGGACCCCTTTGTCGGCAAGGTCAGTTTCCTCAAGTGCGTTTCCGGAAAAGTGGAACAGGACGGCATCCTTATCAATATGCGTACAGGTGGAAGTGAGCATATCGGCAAGGTGGTGCTGATGCGCGGCAAAAAGCAGGAAGATATGCGTGTGATTCCCGCCGGCGATATCGGTGCAGTGCTGAAGCTGTCCGGAACTGCTACAGGGGATACCCTGTGTGCGCCTGCCCGCAAGGTGACGCTGGACGGCGTGGACTATCCCAACGCGCCGCTGCGCATGGCTATTCTGCCAAAGCAGAAGGGCGAGGAAGATAAAATTGCGCAGGCTATTTTCCGCCTGATGGAAGAGGACCCGACCATTGGGTATGAAAATAATGTGGAAACACATGAAATGGTTATTTCCGGTCTGGGTGAACAGCATCTAGACGTTGTGCTTTCCAAACTGCAGAATCGCTACGGCGTAGAGGCGGTTCTAAAAACACCGCGTGTGCCCTACCGCGAAACAATCCGCAAGACTGTAAAGGTACAGGGACGCCACAAAAAGCAGACCGGCGGCCACGGGCAGTTCGGTGATGTATGGATTGCGTTTAGCCCCTGCGACAGCAAAGATATGGTCTTTGACGAGCACGTTGTCGGCGGCAGCGTGCCGAAGGGGTATTTCCCCGCCGTAGAAAAAGGGCTGCGGGAGTGCATTTCCAGCGGGCCGCTGGCCGGATACCCGGTGGTGGGACTGCACGCGACCCTGTATGACGGCTCCTACCATCCGGTGGACAGTTCTGAAATGGCCTTTAAGACAGCGGCCAGCTTAGCCTATAAAGCCGGTATGCCGCAGGCGGACCCGGTTCTGCTGGAGCCAATCGGTACGCTGAAAGCAACCGTTCCGGATGGCAATATGGGCGATGTAATGGGTGCTGTCAACAAGCGCCGCGGCCGTGTGCAGGGCATGGAACCGGCACAGACCGGCTACCAAACGATTGAAGCAGAAGTGCCGGTATCAGAAATGGCGGACTTTTCTACCTTCCTGCGTCAGGTGACTCAGGGCCAGGGCACTTATACTTTTGCTTTCGCAAGGTATGAACAGTGCCCGCCGCAGATTGCGGAAAAAGTGATTGCGGCCGCCAGACAAGACGGCTGA
- the rlmB gene encoding 23S rRNA (guanosine(2251)-2'-O)-methyltransferase RlmB, giving the protein MKPNRLEQDGRVRGDDVIAGRNAVAEALKSGRPLEALYLARGVHGGSLGTLTAKAREAGIPVKEADARKLDAMCGGAAHQGVVAVASVKPYATLDDVFALAESRGEPPFLIVADGLEDPHNLGAVLRVAECAGAHGVIIPKRRSVGLTYAVGKASAGAVEYVPVVRVNSLPTVLEELKKRGVWLYAADMDGEPWCTVDYAGPCAMVIGSEGFGVSRLVKEKCDFVISLPMKGKINSLNASVACGIVCYEVLRQRAGIHSKR; this is encoded by the coding sequence ATGAAACCGAATCGCTTGGAGCAGGACGGCCGCGTGCGCGGCGATGATGTGATAGCAGGCCGCAACGCTGTTGCGGAGGCATTGAAAAGCGGACGCCCGCTGGAGGCGCTGTACCTTGCCCGCGGTGTGCACGGCGGAAGCCTTGGCACCTTGACGGCAAAAGCCCGGGAAGCTGGCATACCGGTAAAGGAAGCCGATGCCCGCAAGTTGGACGCTATGTGCGGTGGGGCTGCCCATCAGGGTGTCGTTGCGGTTGCATCGGTTAAGCCCTATGCAACGCTGGACGACGTGTTTGCTCTGGCAGAATCCCGCGGAGAGCCGCCGTTCCTTATTGTGGCAGACGGTCTGGAAGACCCGCATAATCTGGGCGCAGTGCTGCGGGTGGCAGAGTGCGCGGGCGCGCATGGTGTGATTATCCCCAAGCGGCGCAGCGTTGGGCTGACCTATGCGGTCGGTAAGGCCAGCGCCGGTGCAGTGGAATATGTGCCGGTCGTGCGGGTAAATAGCCTGCCAACTGTGCTGGAGGAGCTGAAAAAGCGCGGGGTGTGGCTGTATGCCGCCGATATGGACGGCGAGCCGTGGTGCACCGTGGATTACGCCGGACCGTGTGCCATGGTCATCGGCAGTGAGGGCTTTGGTGTCAGCCGCCTGGTAAAAGAAAAGTGTGACTTTGTCATTTCCCTGCCCATGAAAGGAAAAATCAATTCCCTGAATGCTTCTGTCGCTTGTGGAATCGTATGTTATGAAGTTCTGCGGCAGCGCGCGGGGATCCACTCTAAACGCTAA
- the fba gene encoding class II fructose-1,6-bisphosphate aldolase, producing the protein MALVNTRGMFKKAYDGGYAIGAFNVNNMEIIQGITEAAGELNAPVILQVSKGARAYANPTYLVKLVEAAVAEHPEIPIVLHLDHGPSYEMCKACIDDGFTSVMFDGSSKPYEENVAESAKVVEYAHKYNVTVEAELGTLGGVEDDVSVEADKAMYTDPDQVQDFVKRTGVDSLAIAIGTSHGAYKFKPGQNPKLRLDILEEVSKRLPGFPIVLHGASSVPQEFVKVVNTYGGNMPNAIGIPESELRKAAKMAVCKINVDSDIRLAMTATIRKCFHDHPDYFDPRQYLGPAREAVKDMVSHKITDVMGCNGKA; encoded by the coding sequence ATGGCATTAGTAAACACCAGGGGAATGTTTAAAAAAGCATACGACGGCGGTTACGCAATCGGTGCTTTCAACGTAAACAATATGGAGATTATCCAGGGCATCACCGAAGCAGCCGGCGAGCTGAACGCGCCCGTCATTCTGCAGGTTTCCAAGGGCGCCCGCGCCTACGCCAACCCCACCTATCTGGTTAAGCTGGTAGAGGCTGCTGTGGCAGAGCATCCGGAAATCCCGATTGTGCTGCATCTGGACCACGGTCCGTCCTACGAAATGTGCAAAGCCTGCATTGATGACGGCTTCACTTCCGTTATGTTTGACGGCTCTTCCAAGCCTTATGAAGAAAATGTTGCTGAATCTGCAAAAGTCGTGGAGTACGCACATAAGTACAATGTTACCGTAGAAGCGGAACTGGGCACCCTGGGCGGTGTGGAAGATGACGTTTCCGTTGAAGCGGACAAGGCCATGTACACAGACCCCGACCAGGTGCAGGATTTTGTAAAGCGTACCGGCGTGGACAGCCTCGCTATTGCCATTGGCACCAGCCACGGGGCCTACAAGTTTAAACCTGGCCAGAACCCGAAGCTGCGTCTTGACATTCTGGAGGAAGTTTCCAAGCGTCTGCCCGGCTTCCCAATTGTCCTGCACGGTGCTTCCAGTGTCCCGCAGGAATTTGTAAAGGTTGTTAACACTTACGGCGGCAATATGCCAAATGCAATCGGCATTCCTGAAAGCGAGCTGCGCAAAGCCGCAAAGATGGCTGTCTGCAAGATTAACGTCGACTCCGACATTCGTCTGGCTATGACTGCTACCATCCGCAAGTGCTTCCATGACCATCCGGATTACTTCGACCCGCGCCAGTACCTTGGACCTGCACGTGAAGCAGTCAAGGACATGGTTTCTCACAAGATTACGGATGTTATGGGCTGCAACGGCAAGGCCTAA
- a CDS encoding DNA-3-methyladenine glycosylase family protein, giving the protein MLNLRKTLLCGQCFRWQETAPGVFSGTAGGRFLTVSQKDLPLLKADPFWCSYFDLGTDYDTLQRQLAVLYPTLREAAQLGMGIHILRQDPWEALCSFILSQNNNIPRIQGIINRLCGGQEESLPPIMSGLRQQKSLHPFPSAETLAGQTEQDLAPLRCGFRARYLLDAAEKVASGTVNLEALRTAPLEEARRQLMTIIGVGPKVADCTLLYGLHRMEAFPKDVWIKRAMAQWFPGVAPSSFGPAAGLAQQYIFCWVRQQAGRTVSHK; this is encoded by the coding sequence ATGTTGAATCTTCGCAAAACACTGCTGTGCGGGCAGTGCTTCCGCTGGCAGGAAACCGCACCGGGTGTGTTTTCGGGCACAGCGGGCGGACGCTTCCTGACCGTCTCCCAAAAAGACCTGCCGCTGTTAAAAGCAGACCCTTTTTGGTGCAGCTATTTTGACTTGGGCACCGACTATGACACACTGCAGCGGCAGCTTGCCGTCCTGTATCCCACCCTGCGGGAAGCTGCTCAGCTTGGTATGGGTATCCATATTCTGCGGCAGGACCCGTGGGAAGCACTATGTTCCTTCATTCTCTCACAAAACAATAATATCCCCCGCATTCAGGGAATTATCAACCGGCTGTGCGGCGGCCAGGAAGAATCCCTGCCCCCAATTATGTCCGGCCTGCGTCAGCAGAAAAGCCTGCACCCGTTTCCTTCCGCCGAAACACTCGCGGGCCAAACGGAGCAAGACCTTGCGCCGCTGCGATGCGGCTTCCGGGCACGGTATCTGTTGGACGCCGCCGAAAAAGTTGCCAGCGGTACGGTGAATCTGGAAGCGCTGCGCACCGCACCGCTGGAAGAAGCACGGCGTCAGTTGATGACAATTATTGGTGTCGGGCCAAAAGTGGCCGACTGCACACTGCTGTACGGCCTGCACCGTATGGAAGCTTTTCCAAAAGATGTTTGGATTAAGCGAGCCATGGCACAATGGTTTCCCGGTGTGGCGCCATCATCTTTCGGACCGGCGGCCGGTCTTGCCCAGCAGTATATCTTTTGTTGGGTTCGGCAGCAGGCGGGCCGAACTGTTTCGCACAAGTAA